The proteins below come from a single Eremothecium sinecaudum strain ATCC 58844 chromosome II, complete sequence genomic window:
- the LRG1 gene encoding GTPase-activating protein LRG1 (Syntenic homolog of Ashbya gossypii ABL207W; Syntenic homolog of Saccharomyces cerevisiae YDL240W (LRG1)) gives MPSMERIQGVPHVLKGDRYGHKHSLSNPQIQNCMDSNAVAVVQKTKRICKRCNGVITENSLKALGNYYHEYCLVCHDCGASCKPKFFPYELPETSQVVILCQKDYFTRNKLLCHVCKKPLSGVYYSTFDKLYDEEHFCCTLCGVKCKVSSCFHYNYELYCKYHFLKYFSNRCKGCNYPISDQYIEFPRGGEIYCWHPECYGIHKYWHVNMPPEAVGVPTLPMCEIGNHRDIKDMNPSREEMEKYTETLTGIICKTWNVLYRFEEETASCISDMFQYLTSYDQFKGVDSTALFVLKLECLFKALDSLETIGKYTRNKHSNNYNGISALSAPELDANEDMNLKYSKFPRNLCMKIMIYLQLLRKLGTASQEKEVNVGSFMSVITSIAHLLKLIVRYGLFNALEHNKTVHTSNALIKFLREIKKNENYQRQPFDYINVTINATDSCNECEKYVQEECIQFRDARWHIGCFKCSNCDKHIELHDIDAASYNVATKLVYCARCAIDVPEAKNGFKQVSKLSQLIFLLKIAVVRSRIVMALQMKNQEAVQRTNSIKETMSMQQTYIRTLNDIKRLRSGRKCVRITNNQQDARKSRVLETAEMDVNNSAKRPNDSSLVIETESTKASESNNPMMFNGQKTLTLDDISRIVAAEQARELRPNAFTHFMRIKESDDENTTFVSKKSGVYYSELSPERFHRLQLIALALLSTGKIGFNVNESTINTLIPPNPKSPTTSGGFWNKLFKGRDSKATKHKKVFGTALEIVCERWGVDSDLSSGPAKIRIPIVVDELVSGLRQMDMSVEGIFRKNGNIRRLKELTAAIDEFPSEVPDLTKENAIQLSALLKKFLRELPIPLLTFKLYDLWIQAAKLESELDGKRIFPLLFTLLPASHRNVAEVLFSFLHWTSSFSHVDNQIGSKMDIHNLSTVIAPNILYQEFSNSTTQNNTPGVIHNSYNDAFAQNEGEDYFLAIETVDFLINNNEDLSMVPMFMSTLLNQIEELNLVDFQSIRKHINNMIEEGKINFKDFVQQDSIQVKKAASVTKMRDVTNN, from the coding sequence ATGCCCTCGATGGAGAGAATCCAGGGTGTACCTCATGTCTTAAAAGGTGATCGATATGGTCATAAACATAGTTTATCGAATCCTCAGATACAGAATTGTATGGATAGTAATGCGGTCGCGGTGGTTCAGAAAACAAAGAGAATTTGTAAACGTTGCAATGGTGTAATTACTGAGAATTCTCTGAAGGCTCTTGGAAACTATTATCACGAATATTGTCTAGTGTGTCATGACTGTGGTGCTTCATGTAAGCCAAAGTTTTTCCCATACGAGCTTCCTGAGACTTCGCAGGTTGTTATACTGTGCCAAAAAGATTATTTTACAAGAAATAAGCTGTTGTGCCATGTATGCAAGAAGCCATTGAGTGGCGTATACTATAGTACGTTTGATAAGCTATATGACGAAGAGCATTTTTGCTGTACCTTATGTGGGGTAAAGTGTAAGGTTTCCTCATGTTTTCATTACAATTATGAATTATACTGTAAGTACCACTTTTTGAAGTACTTTTCGAATCGATGCAAAGGCTGTAATTATCCTATTTCAGACCAATATATTGAGTTTCCTCGAGGAGGGGAAATCTACTGTTGGCATCCTGAGTGTTATGGGATCCATAAGTACTGGCATGTAAATATGCCACCAGAGGCAGTGGGTGTGCCTACATTACCGATGTGCGAAATTGGAAATCATCGGGACATAAAAGATATGAATCCATCAAGAGAGGAAATGGAGAAGTATACAGAGACACTAACGGGAATTATTTGTAAGACATGGAATGTGCTTTATCgctttgaagaagagacTGCATCTTGCATATCGGATATGTTTCAATACTTGACTAGCTATGATCAATTTAAAGGAGTAGATTCGACTGCTTTGTTTGTTCTCAAGCTGGAGTGTCTATTTAAGGCATTAGATTCTCTGGAAACCATCGGCAAATATACTAGGAATAAACACAGTAATAATTATAATGGGATATCAGCCTTAAGTGCGCCAGAATTAGATGCAAATGAGGATATGAACTTGAAGTATTCTAAATTTCCAAGGAATTTATGTATGAAAATTATGATTTATTTGCAACTATTGAGAAAATTGGGAACAGCTTCTCAAGAAAAAGAGGTTAACGTTGGATCTTTTATGTCCGTAATTACAAGTATAGCTCACTTATTGAAGCTAATAGTACGGTATGGTCTTTTTAATGCTTTGGAACACAACAAAACTGTCCATACATCAAATGCATTAATAAAATTTCTACGGGAAATAAAAAAGAACGAGAACTATCAACGTCAGCCATTTGACTACATAAATGTTACCATAAATGCCACTGATAGTTGTAATGAATGTGAGAAATACGTACAGGAAGAATGCATTCAATTCAGGGATGCTAGATGGCACATAGGGTGTTTTAAGTGTTCTAACTGCGATAAACACATTGAACTACATGATATAGACGCTGCTTCTTACAACGTTGCGACCAAACTAGTGTATTGTGCGCGATGCGCGATTGATGTACCTGAAGCTAAAAATGGATTTAAGCAAGTTAGCAAATTGAGCCAACTTATATTTCTATTAAAGATAGCGGTGGTAAGATCGCGAATAGTAATGGCATTACAAATGAAAAACCAAGAAGCAGTACAAAGAACTAATTCTATAAAGGAGACAATGTCGATGCAGCAAACATATATCAGGACTTTGAACGATATCAAAAGGTTGCGCTCTGGAAGAAAATGTGTCCGCATAACAAACAATCAACAGGATGCACGAAAATCGAGAGTATTAGAAACTGCAGAGATGGACGTAAATAATAGTGCTAAGCGTCCAAATGATAGTTCTCTTGTTATTGAAACAGAAAGTACAAAGGCTTCAGAAAGCAACAATCCAATGATGTTTAACGGTCAAAAGACCCTTACTTTAGATGATATTTCCCGTATTGTAGCTGCAGAGCAAGCAAGGGAATTAAGACCTAATGCATTTACACATTTTATGAGAATTAAAGAatctgatgatgaaaataCAACATTCGTTTCGAAGAAAAGCGGGGTGTACTATTCAGAGCTTTCTCCTGAGCGCTTTCATAGATTACAGCTCATTGCTTTGGCATTACTATCCACTGGTAAAATTGGCTTTAATGTAAATGAAAGCACCATTAATACGCTAATACCGCCAAATCCAAAGTCACCAACCACTTCAGGTGGTTTTTGGAACAAGCTGTTTAAAGGAAGGGATTCAAAAGCAACTAAACATAAAAAGGTATTTGGCACTGCATTAGAGATTGTTTGCGAACGATGGGGAGTCGACTCTGATCTCAGCTCTGGTCCAGCCAAAATACGTATCCCAATAGTAGTTGACGAATTGGTTTCAGGTCTGCGCCAGATGGATATGTCTGTTGAGGGAATTTTCAGGAAGAATGGTAATATAAGAAGGCTAAAGGAACTAACCGCCGCTATTGACGAATTTCCAAGCGAAGTTCCTGATTTAACTAAGGAAAATGCAATTCAATTATCGGCACTGTTAAAGAAATTCTTAAGAGAGCTTCCAATACCGCTATTAACATTTAAGCTTTACGATTTATGGATTCAAGCTGCGAAGCTGGAATCCGAGCTTGATGGTAAAAGGATATTTCCATTGCTATTTACATTATTACCTGCATCTCACCGAAATGTTGCAGAAGTATTATTTTCCTTCCTTCATTGGACATCTTCATTTTCCCACGTTGATAATCAAATTGGCTCTAAGATGGACATTCACAATCTCTCAACTGTCATCGCTCCGAATATTTTGTATCAGGAATTTAGCAACTCCACGACTCAGAATAATACACCAGGAGTAATCCA